The genomic stretch taggaaaagaaaaatagatagtAATAACGCATAAtcatcactagttatatgattagtCTGGTTACAGCTTTctacacttgatggtcacattgtatgtttatagtctattgtaCGTTGTTTCACGActatggtgtgtgtacgtgtactggCACATACACAAGTGTACGATTAAGtaattgtttggtgttttttttaattcagttattgacattatttgctttatttattgttatttgttttctttcatccaagacaatgacgctgcaacttagaactgactccccttgacataagggctgtagttcgGCCAATGTCAagaaaagcgtctgaagcgtccaaagcgtctctctctctctctctgacgtctgGTTCTAATAGCAGCATCCCCTTTGTTCTTTGACGCTTTTCTCGTGTCCGTCGACTTGCCTTTGGGCCTGCTTGAGCTCTCTCATCATCTGACACGTCGTGCAAAGCGTGCAACAGCGGGCGGCCAAAAAATCCTTGCAGATGCTGCCCTGAAAGatagaatggatggatggataggtaggtagtcaggtaggtgggtaggtaggtaggtggatgggtaggtaggtgggtaggtaggtaggtaggtgggtaggtaggtgggtgggtaggtaggtgggtaagtaggtaggtaggtgggtcggtaggtgggtaggtaggtaggtgggtaagtaggtaggtaggtgggtcggtaggtgggtaggtagctaggtgggtaggtaggtgggtaggtaggtgggtaggtaggtacgtgggtaggtaggtaggtaggtgggtgggtaggtaggtgggtcggtaggtgggtaggtaggtaggtgggtaagtaggtaggtaggtaggtgggtcggtaggtgggtaggtaggtaggtgggtaggtaggtgggtaggtaggtgggtaggtaggtacgtgggtaggtaggtaggtaggtaggtgggtgggtaggtaggtaggtaggtgggtgggtaggtaggtgggtaggtgggagggtgggcaggtaggtagataggtaggaaggtaggtagagagagatagacagacagaaatagatagacagagaaaaatgaataaattgataaataaataaataaataatgtatgatcataatgatgactaTATGTAATAGTAACAtggcacatacactcacacatgcgcaccacacacacagacacacacacatacacgcacgcacgcacgcaggcaagcacacacacacacacacacacacacacacacaccacaccaccaccaccaccaccaccaccacgacaaacacacacacacacacacacacacacacacacacacacacacacacacacacacacacacacacacacacacacacacacagaggttgatagatatatacatatatatatatatatatatatatttatttatttatttatttatttatttatatgcatgcataccgcaaccatcatcaacaccaccacaacaacaaccgcaatacaaacacacaacagcaacaacaacaacaacacaccaccaccatcaacaccaccacaacaacaaccacaacacacacagcaacaacaacaacaacaacacaactaccaccatcgcaacaacaacaacaaaaacattttttggcCAGTGAAGAAGTTCCTATGAAGCACAAATgttaagaaaacgaaagaaagaagaagaaaaagaaagaatgaagaagaaaaagaaagaaagaagaagattgtgCTCCATGAGCCGCATGCaactggaccacacacacacacacacacgcacacgcgcgcgcgcgcgcgcacacacacacacacacacacacacacacacacacacacacacacacacacacacacataccaatagTTCTCAGTGTACCATTAGATTCACAAGAATGCTATAGATGTGTTGAGAAAGTTTCCCTTGATCGATTTTAAAAACAGGTCAGAGGATTCAGACCCCCAATATTACCGCCACTGTTTTAAGGCAGTTACAGTGAGCAAACTCAAGGCTTTTTTGATAATGTATCTGCCTCCAAGTCAAGACCAATTATAAGTTTAATCTATCGATTTCGTTTAAATGCCCTACGAACacaatattgcacacacacaaaaaataataaatacagtGTTTATGCAGAAAAGAAGTAAATATCTATCATAACTTGTCTTTAaacccctttcaccgccaagctcgcatttatgcacaggcgtggtagaggactcatgtcactgaaaggtgaccattcattggtctgttatccatgaacctactgctctttatgttcggtggtaggataggccatattttccacacatcgcagcgggaatccccagctattcttagccactgtctttcctgtgtttatagtacaagggaattttgtactctaaattgactggcggtgaaaaaaGGGTTAAGAAGACCAGTTTCTACAGAAGACGTATTTGTCTTTAGAAGATGTTTTGAATGGTTAACTATTATTCCAACaattttctgaatgtttgaatcaaagtccagtttattgttgttgtgatcgGTTATGTTTGTTACAATAAGCATGCTTTATCCCGCTATAGGAATGTTTGAGACGGTTATATTTGTACTCTCGGTCAGTCCAATCTTTCTCAGCTcttccttttaactcactcagtacggccagtcctctcttctcctctacacagacccctcggatgtccagtgggtgtctgaatgacccaacctttagcttccgtcgtgagaattgtggtattcaacattcacctcttcagtataagagccttccgcttgcaatattttgatggtggtaactggggtgaaacgctgttaacgtcgtctctttcgccgttcgtatggaaagagttaacctctgacgttttgtatgtttcctttcCTGTCTTAGtcatcccaccatctcttttcatcccccccccccctccccccaaccccatcgcgcatgcatacacacactacattctttcttctgtctctggaccttgcaattggaatgaacttcctctttcgcttcgtcaagtctccacaatcagctctttcaagtctggccttaaaacccacctcttcccaaaatttcccaaaatagcctcccttccctgcctcttccttccttgtcttcagtttctccagttttagagttatgcacccgtgtgaatgactggtgcaaaagcgctttgagttgtctctgcacaagattcagggctatataaatacaactattattattattattctcccactccccaccccaccccgtctaatacacttaacagtgaaaagacgtttaactctctccatacgaacggcgaaagagacgacgttaacagcgtttcaccccagttaccatcatcaaaatattgcaagcggaaggctcttatactgaagaggtaaatgttgacaaagaataccacaattctgacgacggaagctaaaggttgggtcattcagacacccactggacatccgaggggtctgtgtagaggagaagagaggactggccgtactgagtgagttaagaaaagagaaagaacacaccGATACCTTGATGCCAAGTCGGGTTCTGAAGGTGGATCGGGCAGCCGTGAGCGTGCCGGGAAAACAGATGAAGAGACAGGGGCATTCTCCAAAATCTGTGGCCAGGTTGCAGGAAGCGCAGGGATAGCAGCAGCACACGTACACACCTGTTGACCCAACACTCAGctcacaggaccaacgccttgaccacatcacacacctcccccaccccatggaAAGGACCacagtttagttttttttttccagtttcagtagctcaaggaggcgtcactgcgttcggacaaatccatatacgctatacaccacatctgccaagtagatgcctgaccagcagcgtaacccaacgcgcttagtcaggccttgagaaaatattttaaataataataataataataaataaataaataaggggtgatcaaataatagataaatacattaaaaaaaaaaaactactaccactactaataatgtgtataaggcgcaaaaacttgatgaagtcaactataagcgtacataaataaataaatagaggaaAGACATTAAGTGGAACTTAAATGCGTTTGCTGGTTGCATCTAATACATTTCCACTAACCACATTTTGTTGCAttcacagccacgaacaacttgaccgtaAGCGCGTCACGCCGACAGGTCGTTAACCCGTTCAATGCCAAACTCGCATTGTTGACCGTAAGGGCGTCACGCCGACaggtcgttaaccctttcactgccaaactcgcattgtTGACCGTAAGGGCGTCACGCCGACaggtcgttaaccctttcactgccaaactcgcattgtTGACCGTAAGGGCGTCACGCCGACaggtcgttaaccctttcactgccaaactcgcattgtTGACCGTAAGGGCGTCACGCCGACaggtcgttaaccctttcactgccaaaccgtaagggcgtcacgccgataggtcgttaaccctttcactgccaaactcgcattgtTGACCGTAAGGGCGTCACGCCGACAGGtgtcgttaaccctttcactgccaaaccgtAAGGGCGTCACGCCGACAGGTCGTTAACCcgttcactgccaaactcgcattgtTGACCGTAAGGGCGTCACGCCGACAgatcgttaaccctttcactgccaaaccgtaagggcgtcacgccgacaggtcgttaaccctttcattgccaaacCGTAAGTGCGtcacgccgataggtcgttaaccctttcactgccaaactcgcattgtTGACCGTAAGATTGTCACGCCGGCaggtcgttaaccctttcactgccaaactcgcattgtTGACCGTAAGGGCGTCACGCCGACaggtcgttaaccctttcactgccaaactcgtatTTATGCAGCAACTgtgtagaggacccatgtcactgaagggtgaccagatcatgggtctgttatccatgaacctactgctctttatgttcggtggtaggtacaggccatattttctacacatcacagggaggGGAATCCCCCAGCCATTaacagacaccatattttctgtgtttacagcGCAAGGGacttttgcactctgaattgactggcggtgaaagggttaagcgccACTCTACCACTCAGCTTATAATTATCACAGGCTGACCAtcagtttgacgggcgcaactgCCGAGTggtcgcgctttttttttttttttttaaagcgttggactttcagtctgagggttcccgTGTAGGTGggtggttcgaatctcggtaacggcgcctggtttggggtaaaaaaaaaaaagggtggagatttttgactcacttgtgtaaacaaagtgagtctctgttttaacccggtgttcggttgtctgtctgtgtgtgtgtgtgtgtgtgtgtccgtgtgtctgtgtgtccgtggtaaactttaacattgacatttgctctgcaaatactttgtcagttgacaccaaatttggcagaagaataggaaaaattcagttctttccagtcatgttgattaaaacaatattgtgcctctgggatgggcacaaaaaaatataaaaaagaagcctaattgtatgcaaactgcatttactgttatatttatattttttgtattctctaaacttggcactttgacctcttattctgacacaacaacaagaggagtcattattatcatttttagttcaaacaggaacttcttttgctcagcatggaatttttatttattttgcaaacgttttggttcagatagtaaaaaatgggaaattactctgtaattaatgctaggggacttaatttatcacaagtgagtcttgaaggccttgcctctcttgtttttgtttttgttttttgttgttttttttcgatctcccaggtcaacatttctGTGCAGACAGACCTAGCTTGTGCCTGTaccccgcttcgtgtgtatacgcaagcatgaGATTagatacgcaggttaaagatcctgtgatccatggtgggttatggaaacaagaacacagtcaacatgcacagccccgaaaacggagtatagctgcctacatggctaggtaaaaacggtcacgcacgtaaaaacccactcgtgtacatacgagtgaacgatgggagttgcagcccacgagcgaaacagaagaagacataagtttacagttgggccaacagcgaagtgagagctgttttatcaatggtttctccacggcaacgggaaatcattcacagcttagtttttttttgtgaaggactatgactctcaagcaAGGAGGCaaaatttgcactggctcttagtgctgcagtctcggacagggggtggggggtggaggggttgggcgggggaagagggggggagggcgctagttggcctttgggacccatcccaacaccgacttgtcctaacaccctcttggccgagagagtggggatgtagcttagcttgggcaagacactctcctcctccgcgaaaatcaaattctagcccagataatcgagACAGCAGTTCTGACGGTCGTAggcgaacacgactgactatcatacgtacACACCTGCACAAGAGGAGAGAGATctgggttggggagagggggtggggggagcggggattggggtggggtgggggtgtggggtaggtttcagtttcgagagaaaccattgatcatgatcattatcccTCATCCTGGCTGTTGGCTCAACTGtccaaataaagaaacaaacaaaatgtttgaTGTAACTTGTTATACTTGATGTTGTCGTCGGTGTTTGAGACCTGTGGTTACAGCTCGAGCAGTTCACGGTTCGATATGTTGGCCatatccacacaaaaaacaacaacaagaaacaaacaaacaaataaataaaagaaaatcgggggggagaggggagagagagagagagagaagataaaagaaaacacaagaacaacaagagaggcaaggccttcaagactcacttgtgatacacttttttttaaaatccaagctttttatgtattgagaataatttcaaaatgtaatgtttaagatgagaaagatcagtttaaagcaaattaagtcccctagtattaattacagagtaatttcccttttttactatctgcaccaaaacgtttgcaaaataaattttccatgcttagcaaaagaagttcctgtttgaacaaaaaatgataataatgactgctcttgttgttgggtcagaatatcagatcaaagtgccaagtttagagagcacaaaaaatataaatataacagtaaatgcagtttgcatatatttaggcttcattatttattttttttgtgcccatcccagaggtgcaatattgttttaaacaagatgactggaaagaactgaatttttccccttttttttgccaaatttggtgtcaactgacaaagtatttgcagagaaaatgtcagtgttaaagtttaccatgcacacacacacacacacacacacacacacacacacacacacacacacaaagacatccgaacaccgggttaaaacatagactcactttgtttacacacgtgagtcaataaacaaaagaaaatcaggttggggtgggggggggagagaagataaaagaaaacacaaaaacaaaaaacaaaaaaacaacaaaaaaaccacacacacacacacacacacacacacacacacacacacacacaaaatgccactCACACAGTTCCCGGTCCACGCAGCAGTCCAGCAAATGACTGGACCATTCTCTCTGCTCCTGTTCAGCGAAGCCACTGCCTCCGAACTGAAAGggagtcgtcgtcatcgtcgtcggctGCTGCGTTGTCGCTGAAGGGGCGTGACTGGATCTGGGACTAGGCCTAGGACTAGGCCTAGGACTAGGCCTAGGACTAGGGCTAGGACCAGGGCTAGGTGGGGGCCTCATGTATGGGCCCTGGGGCGGAAGATGCTGGGGGGGTCGGATGGTGATGTAGCCAGGAGAGGCAGCTGATGATGATGCCTGGTTTGCAGCGGGCTGGGTCGTGTGAGGGGGCTCAGAGTGGGGGTGGTgcgggtggcggtggtggtggtggtggtagggtgggcggtggtggtggaggtaggggttgtagggGTGGTGCTGGCgttggtgttgggtgtggtggtggaggtcgtcgtcgtggtggtcgtcgtggtcgtggtagtggtggtggtgggaagaagAGGTGGAGCCCACGTCTGGCTGATCGTCCACCATAGGTTCCCGTTCTTCTTGTTTTACATCTCCTTTGTCGGTCGCTTGAAGAGCGTCGAAATTCTGTGAAGAGAAttaggatgggtgggtgggtggatagaggggtgtgtgtgtggaggggggcggggtgtaggggttaaacaaagaaaaaaaaacattgttgttgttgttgtagcgtcGAAAGTCTGTGCGGGTGAGTGgtaaaacaaagaaatgataaaaggttgttgttgctgtatcgTCAAAATTCTGTGAGAAGTGAGTgggtaaaacaaagaaaacattgttgttgttatttgttgtcgttattgttgtcgttgttgttgtagcgtcGAAATTCTGTAGTGGTGGctggtaaaagaaagaaagaattgttattgttgctgtagcGTCGAAATTCTGTAAGGGTGGGTggtaaattaaagaaagaaatgttgttgttcttgctgctgctgttgttgttgctgttgtagcgtCGAAATTCTGCGAAGGTTGGTggtaaatcaaagaaagaattgttgttgttgttgttattgttgttgttgtagcgtcGAAATTCTGTGAAGGTGGGTGGTACAACAAAgaaagaattgttgttgttgttgttgttactgttattgttgtagcGTCGAAATTCTGTGAAGGTTGGTGATAAAACAaagaattgttgctgttgttgttgttgctgttgtggcgtCGAAATTCTGTGAAGGTGGGTGGTACAACAAAgaaagaattgttgttgttgttgttgttactgttattgttgtagcGTCGAAATTCTGTGAAGGTTGGTGATAAAACAaagaattgttgctgttgttgttgttgctgttgtggcgtCGAAATTCTGTAAGGGTGGGtggtaaaataaagaaaaaaatgttattgttgttgttgctgtcgtagCGTCGAAATTCTgtgaggggggacggggtggaggagtggggggtggttaAATAAAGTAAAGACTTCACCTTCCCAGTTTAACAGACCGAGACTCCCAAGAAGtcaatgataagagagagaggggggtgatagacagagagggggggggaggcagagagaaagacagggaggagacagagagagagagaggggggcgatagagagagtgggggacagatagagagagagagagacagaggagggagatagacagagagaggggggagagagggagatagagagagaggggggagagagaggggggatagagagagaggggggagatagagagaggggggagagaggggggggagatagagagagatagacaaagagagagggagggagatagagagaaagagagagatagggggagacagagaaagagagagagagagagaaagtcagatgGTTTGAGTTCTCTGTCGTGTGAGTGTTGATGTTGGAAATCTTCACTGGCtgtgaaacgcacacacatgcacgcacgcacacgcacacacacacacacacacacaaagcacacacacacacacacacacacacacacacaaagcacacacacacacacacacacacaccatcccgactgacggctgccactgggtgctcatcattcgtttcctgtgtcattcaatcagatttcaggcacgcacacatacacactcatacaggcatgtaacattttacgtgtatgaccattccgtttatttacccccgccatgtaggcagccatattctgccttcgggggtgtgcatgtgctggctatgttcttgtttccacaacccaccgaacgcctgacatggattacaggatctttaacgtgcagtatttgatcttctgcgtgcgtagtatacacacgaaggggggttcaggcactggcaggtctgcacataattatgttgacctgggagatcagaaaaatctctactctttacccaccaggcgccgttaccgtccgagattcgaacccgggattcaGTAAGCAAAAACTCACATGTGGTTAAAATGGATCATGTTTACTTTCTGCTGGGGGAAAGccgctaaaaaaataaaaaaataaaaaaacaacaactattattt from Babylonia areolata isolate BAREFJ2019XMU chromosome 33, ASM4173473v1, whole genome shotgun sequence encodes the following:
- the LOC143277206 gene encoding uncharacterized protein LOC143277206 — translated: MAYSRTENFDALQATDKGDVKQEEREPMVDDQPDVGSTSSSHHHHYHDHDDHHDDDLHHHTQHQRQHHPYNPYLHHHRPPYHHHHHRHPHHPHSEPPHTTQPAANQASSSAASPGYITIRPPQHLPPQGPYMRPPPSPGPSPSPRPSPRPSPRPSPRSSHAPSATTQQPTTMTTTPFQFGGSGFAEQEQREWSSHLLDCCVDRELCVYVCCCYPCASCNLATDFGECPCLFICFPGTLTAARSTFRTRLGIKGSICKDFLAARCCTLCTTCQMMRELKQAQRQVDGHEKSVKEQRGCCY